In one bacterium genomic region, the following are encoded:
- the recJ gene encoding single-stranded-DNA-specific exonuclease RecJ, which produces MEQQEKLHWHIPDSTHVEVAELATTIAQSRGVQIQDYFKLDYTALGDPFDLPDMKLAIDHLMLVHQRQGRVVVYGDYDIDGLTATALLKDALTQFGFDVTSYIPDRFEEGYGLHAQALKKLHAQGADTIVTVDCGISATDTIAEAVNDGLNIIVTDHHAVPEVEPSGAVALINPLRKQNKYKECSLAGVGVAFALVRALQSRNLEKMPFGQEKWLLDLVALGTICDVVPLTGENRVLASYGLQVARRSRRAGIRALAKVSNTSLDSLSASDFGFRFGPRLNAAGRLEHARVALELLEATEYDQAYLAAEHLDELNRERRNTTEQIQAAAYKESEQYSTDQILVLSSLDWTHGVVGLVASRVAERFGKPTIILQEEGEFSKGSARSVGTFSIIDAIRKQAPLLERYGGHQAAAGITLRTDKIDEFRTALNNNLDADDTSKMQREIIADLWLESGFISQEGLDQLETLEPTGQSNPAPIFYLKTRLTQVKPVGQTGDHAQLFFDIEGQSQRAIAFQAASKWPFLKVGVEIELLLAIRANEWQGVRRAQLEVLDARELVEYDDVG; this is translated from the coding sequence ATGGAGCAACAAGAGAAATTGCATTGGCATATACCCGATTCTACCCATGTGGAGGTTGCAGAATTGGCAACTACAATTGCGCAGTCACGTGGCGTACAGATACAGGACTATTTTAAACTCGACTATACAGCACTTGGCGATCCTTTTGATTTACCTGATATGAAGCTTGCGATTGATCATTTGATGTTGGTTCATCAGCGTCAGGGTAGGGTGGTGGTGTATGGAGATTATGATATCGATGGACTAACCGCTACAGCTCTATTGAAGGATGCCCTAACTCAATTTGGTTTTGACGTAACGAGTTATATTCCAGATCGATTTGAAGAAGGATATGGTTTGCATGCACAAGCACTAAAAAAGCTCCATGCTCAAGGTGCTGATACGATAGTTACTGTCGATTGTGGTATATCGGCGACGGATACAATTGCTGAAGCAGTTAATGATGGTTTAAATATTATCGTAACCGATCATCATGCCGTACCGGAAGTTGAGCCAAGTGGCGCAGTGGCGCTTATTAATCCTCTGCGTAAACAAAATAAATACAAGGAATGTTCGCTAGCCGGAGTGGGGGTGGCTTTTGCGCTGGTGCGAGCCTTGCAGAGTCGTAATTTGGAAAAAATGCCTTTCGGGCAAGAGAAATGGCTACTCGACTTAGTAGCTTTGGGGACAATTTGTGATGTTGTACCTCTAACTGGAGAGAACCGGGTGCTTGCGAGCTATGGCTTGCAAGTTGCGCGTCGTAGTAGGCGAGCCGGTATTAGGGCTTTAGCTAAGGTTAGCAACACATCGCTAGATAGCTTGTCAGCCAGCGATTTTGGCTTTCGGTTTGGCCCTCGCTTGAATGCTGCAGGACGCCTGGAGCATGCTCGGGTGGCGCTGGAGTTACTGGAGGCTACAGAGTATGATCAAGCCTATCTGGCGGCCGAGCATTTAGACGAGCTTAATCGTGAGCGGCGAAATACGACAGAACAGATACAGGCCGCAGCTTATAAGGAGTCCGAACAATATTCGACTGATCAAATTTTAGTATTGTCTAGTCTGGATTGGACACATGGTGTTGTTGGTTTGGTGGCTAGTCGAGTGGCTGAACGTTTTGGTAAACCAACAATTATCTTGCAGGAAGAAGGAGAGTTTTCCAAGGGGTCGGCGCGTAGTGTGGGGACTTTTTCAATTATCGATGCGATTCGCAAGCAGGCGCCTTTATTGGAACGGTATGGTGGACATCAGGCTGCTGCTGGCATAACCTTGCGAACCGATAAAATTGATGAATTCCGCACGGCTCTTAATAATAATCTTGATGCCGACGATACTAGTAAGATGCAACGGGAAATTATTGCAGATTTGTGGCTAGAATCTGGATTTATATCTCAAGAAGGCCTGGATCAACTCGAGACTTTAGAGCCAACCGGGCAGTCGAACCCCGCACCAATTTTCTATCTTAAGACTAGACTGACCCAAGTTAAACCTGTTGGTCAAACTGGTGATCATGCTCAGTTATTTTTTGATATTGAAGGCCAGAGTCAGCGGGCAATTGCCTTTCAAGCAGCTAGCAAGTGGCCATTTCTTAAGGTTGGTGTAGAGATAGAGCTTTTACTAGCCATTCGCGCCAATGAGTGGCAGGGCGTTAGACGGGCGCAATTAGAAGTTTTGGACGCAAGAGAGTTAGTGGAGTATGACGATGTCGGCTGA
- the priA gene encoding primosomal protein N', whose amino-acid sequence MTEHPYYYEIDVVTYGQLDNKTFTYAHQSTKTLQPGQLVNLSFGRQKSLGIILAKTQPPKYLLPKIKSIDGVLDDIILPQHILDIAQWLKTYYVATNYAVWGAILPSGLLARRRQNNLNTPPKHTSTPHHISLSQQQNTVLNEILQANQPVLLSGVTGSGKTHIYEQLIHHYLSQNKSVLYLSPEIFLTQQLEKRLTQSFADNMVITHSGLSAVQRRNIWLDCLKSLEPKLYLGPRSSLFLPINNLGLIIIDEAHDTSYKQENLPRYQAREVAAKLARLTHSKLVLGSATHNIVMTHLSQLDRLKAVELTERHAGRSLPSIEITDMKGLYDPLSPALIKALRQRMRRGEQSLLLHNKRGSARRFSCDDCGNTISCPRCDTSLVFHADQARLICHICNFNQFPPSICPTCKGSNLRFHGFGTKQLVEEVKKYFPQATLARIDRDLSSQVPLKEILTDAEQGKIDILIGTQMIAKGLDFPRVTLVGIVAGDELLFGDDYQSRERGVALIMQAAGRAGRGELSGEVIIQTKQSDNPLWDHIRSHNWSAFTAEELKRRHNFGYPPYQYLARINFFGKSPEIAQSLAKDWLKTASLPPNITTLGPATPNHARTSQGYIAHIICKSSHRTKLTQIAHLLPRNTSYDIDPISIF is encoded by the coding sequence ATGACTGAACATCCATACTATTATGAGATTGATGTGGTGACCTACGGGCAGCTCGACAATAAAACCTTTACCTATGCCCACCAATCGACCAAAACACTTCAGCCAGGTCAACTGGTCAATTTATCGTTTGGTCGACAAAAGAGCCTAGGCATAATTCTAGCCAAGACACAGCCTCCAAAATATTTACTGCCTAAAATTAAGTCAATTGACGGAGTCCTAGATGACATCATACTACCCCAACACATACTAGATATTGCCCAATGGTTGAAAACTTATTACGTCGCCACCAACTATGCCGTTTGGGGCGCAATTCTACCAAGCGGTCTCTTAGCTCGTCGTCGGCAAAATAATCTTAATACCCCGCCCAAACACACCTCAACGCCGCATCATATATCGTTATCACAGCAGCAAAACACCGTATTAAATGAAATACTTCAAGCCAATCAGCCAGTCCTCCTCAGTGGTGTGACTGGGTCAGGCAAAACTCATATCTATGAACAACTGATTCATCATTATTTGAGTCAAAATAAATCAGTCCTCTATCTTTCGCCTGAGATTTTTTTGACTCAACAGCTTGAAAAGCGACTCACCCAATCTTTTGCAGACAATATGGTTATTACCCATTCCGGCCTATCAGCAGTTCAGCGCCGTAATATCTGGCTGGACTGCCTAAAAAGTTTGGAGCCTAAACTATATCTAGGTCCTCGATCTAGTCTATTTTTACCGATTAATAATCTGGGGCTAATTATTATTGATGAAGCTCATGATACAAGCTATAAGCAGGAAAACCTACCACGCTACCAAGCTCGTGAAGTGGCCGCTAAACTGGCTAGACTAACTCATTCTAAGTTAGTCCTGGGTAGCGCCACACACAATATCGTGATGACCCACTTAAGCCAACTCGACCGACTAAAAGCTGTGGAGCTCACCGAGAGACACGCCGGGCGTTCACTACCTAGTATTGAAATTACCGACATGAAAGGGCTCTACGATCCGCTCTCACCAGCGCTCATCAAAGCCCTTCGACAACGCATGCGACGCGGTGAACAATCCCTCCTACTACACAATAAACGTGGCTCAGCCCGTCGCTTTAGCTGTGATGACTGCGGTAACACAATTAGCTGTCCACGTTGCGATACTAGCCTGGTCTTTCATGCCGACCAAGCCAGACTCATCTGCCATATCTGTAATTTTAACCAATTCCCACCCAGTATTTGCCCTACCTGTAAGGGCAGCAACCTACGCTTTCATGGCTTTGGTACCAAGCAACTCGTAGAGGAAGTAAAAAAATATTTCCCTCAAGCTACACTTGCACGCATCGATCGCGATCTATCTAGCCAAGTACCGCTCAAAGAGATCCTAACAGATGCCGAGCAAGGCAAAATTGATATTCTAATTGGCACACAAATGATTGCCAAGGGTCTGGATTTTCCACGCGTCACGCTGGTTGGGATTGTAGCAGGCGATGAATTGCTGTTTGGTGACGATTATCAAAGTCGCGAACGCGGTGTGGCTCTTATTATGCAAGCTGCTGGACGGGCGGGGCGGGGTGAGCTCTCGGGAGAGGTCATCATTCAAACCAAACAATCTGATAATCCACTGTGGGACCATATTCGGTCCCACAACTGGAGTGCCTTTACAGCCGAAGAACTAAAGCGACGACATAACTTTGGCTATCCACCGTATCAATATCTAGCACGGATTAATTTCTTCGGTAAATCACCAGAGATAGCTCAGTCTTTAGCCAAAGATTGGCTCAAAACAGCCTCTCTCCCACCAAATATTACTACCCTCGGGCCAGCCACCCCAAATCATGCCCGTACCAGTCAGGGTTATATCGCCCATATTATCTGTAAATCTAGTCACCGCACAAAACTCACTCAAATAGCGCATCTCCTGCCTCGAAATACATCCTACGATATTGACCCTATTTCGATTTTCTGA
- the secD gene encoding protein translocase subunit SecD, whose protein sequence is MDKKLRRRLYLVIIAVVIAMIIILPREDRVLRAVGINFGNPQVKLGLDLLGGTSLTYEAQLKDTPAGDRTKAMEGVINVITKRVNPAGTSEVVVQQSGENRVVVQLPGVTDAKAAADQIGRTATLSFYKVNPDSEVPTPTELSGKDLESATAQIDPQTGQPIISFRMQGGEATDKFAKLTREINETEGARLAIVLDNEVLFNGGVSTPILDGQGQMTGFESVQTAQQTAVLLNAGALPVPVELVSQRTIGATLGTESISRSIIAGAIGILAVVIFMVMSYRWAGVLASLALILYVIFNVALFKISSITPWPIVLTLAGIAGFVLSVGMAVDANILIFERMKEELRSGKSVKASLDTGFARAWSSIRDSNTSTLITCFILYSFGATIIKGFAITLAVGVVISMLTAISVSRTLLGLFVRTKFGQNPQRYSGVKLPLPQQKSAEISK, encoded by the coding sequence ATGGATAAAAAATTACGACGACGATTATATTTGGTGATTATTGCTGTGGTGATAGCGATGATTATTATTTTACCTCGCGAGGATCGAGTTCTGCGTGCTGTGGGTATTAATTTTGGTAATCCTCAAGTCAAGCTAGGTTTAGACCTGCTTGGTGGTACCAGTCTAACTTATGAGGCTCAGCTAAAAGATACACCAGCTGGCGATCGAACCAAGGCAATGGAAGGTGTTATCAATGTTATTACGAAGCGAGTTAATCCAGCTGGTACTAGTGAGGTGGTCGTTCAACAATCTGGTGAAAATCGGGTAGTTGTACAACTACCTGGTGTGACCGATGCCAAGGCGGCGGCCGATCAGATTGGCCGGACGGCTACATTAAGTTTTTATAAAGTCAATCCAGACAGTGAAGTTCCCACGCCGACAGAGCTTTCGGGTAAAGATTTAGAAAGTGCTACTGCGCAAATTGACCCCCAAACCGGTCAGCCGATTATCTCTTTTAGAATGCAAGGTGGAGAAGCGACCGATAAATTTGCTAAATTAACACGTGAGATTAATGAAACAGAGGGAGCTCGTTTGGCTATTGTGCTAGACAATGAGGTACTGTTTAATGGAGGTGTTTCCACTCCAATTCTTGATGGACAAGGACAAATGACAGGGTTTGAAAGTGTTCAAACTGCTCAGCAGACAGCTGTTCTGCTGAATGCCGGAGCGCTACCAGTGCCAGTTGAGTTAGTAAGCCAGCGTACAATTGGTGCAACTTTAGGTACGGAATCAATTTCGCGCTCGATTATAGCTGGTGCTATTGGTATATTGGCGGTAGTAATTTTTATGGTGATGAGCTATCGCTGGGCTGGTGTACTGGCTTCATTAGCCCTGATATTGTACGTAATTTTTAACGTTGCACTATTTAAGATTTCCAGCATTACACCTTGGCCAATTGTCTTAACTCTTGCTGGTATTGCTGGGTTTGTTCTATCTGTAGGAATGGCGGTAGATGCTAATATCTTGATTTTCGAACGTATGAAAGAAGAGTTACGCTCAGGTAAGTCGGTTAAAGCCTCGTTAGATACTGGGTTTGCTCGAGCCTGGAGCTCAATTCGCGACTCCAATACATCCACTTTGATTACCTGTTTTATTCTGTATAGTTTTGGCGCTACAATTATTAAAGGTTTTGCAATTACACTTGCGGTTGGTGTAGTGATTTCGATGCTGACAGCCATTTCAGTTTCGCGGACTTTATTAGGACTATTTGTACGGACTAAGTTTGGTCAAAACCCACAGCGATATAGCGGAGTTAAGCTACCTTTGCCACAGCAGAAATCTGCGGAGATATCGAAATGA
- the secF gene encoding protein translocase subunit SecF codes for MNIVGRRKLWFAISIIIILPGIIALALWGLKPGIDFAGGQVMEVGKVVDVEKVKPIFEAAGARDISTTTTGAGTILVRYRDAEGKSSADSNEEIKQALIGIGAEQVSYESVGPAVSRDITRNAVISVALAALAIVVFLAISFRNTPPPVSPWSFGITAVIALLHDTIALLGIFAILGHFYQVEIDSLFITAVLTTIGFSVHDTIVVFDRIRENLKRYTHSFEIIVNDSIVETVARSLSTSITVLFTLLALLIFGGETIRLFVLALLLGVLLGTYSSILNAAPMLVVWNNYKVKRQAKKKLAPAKPKLKKA; via the coding sequence ATGAATATAGTTGGTCGACGTAAGCTCTGGTTTGCAATTTCGATAATTATCATTTTACCAGGGATTATCGCACTTGCTCTGTGGGGCCTTAAGCCAGGCATTGATTTTGCTGGTGGACAAGTGATGGAAGTTGGCAAAGTTGTTGATGTTGAAAAAGTTAAGCCAATTTTTGAAGCTGCTGGCGCGCGCGATATATCAACCACCACGACTGGCGCAGGGACAATTTTGGTGCGCTACCGTGATGCTGAAGGTAAGTCTTCAGCCGACAGTAATGAGGAGATTAAGCAGGCGCTGATTGGTATCGGTGCCGAACAGGTAAGCTATGAGTCGGTTGGGCCAGCCGTTAGTCGAGATATTACCCGCAATGCAGTTATATCTGTAGCTTTGGCGGCATTGGCGATAGTTGTCTTTTTAGCAATCTCTTTCCGCAATACACCACCGCCTGTTAGTCCCTGGAGTTTTGGCATAACAGCAGTAATTGCACTTTTGCATGACACAATTGCACTGCTTGGTATATTTGCTATTCTCGGGCATTTTTACCAGGTAGAGATTGATTCATTATTTATCACAGCGGTACTAACCACAATTGGTTTTTCGGTGCATGACACGATTGTTGTTTTTGATCGTATTCGTGAAAATCTTAAACGCTACACTCATTCTTTTGAGATTATAGTAAATGACAGTATTGTTGAGACGGTTGCACGGTCACTATCGACGAGTATTACGGTGCTATTCACATTATTGGCGCTACTAATATTTGGCGGTGAAACCATTCGGCTATTTGTTCTAGCCCTTTTACTAGGAGTACTATTGGGAACCTATTCCTCTATTCTAAATGCTGCACCCATGTTAGTAGTTTGGAATAACTATAAGGTAAAGCGCCAGGCCAAGAAGAAGCTAGCACCAGCCAAGCCAAAGCTTAAGAAAGCTTAA
- a CDS encoding ArsR family transcriptional regulator, producing MLQYFITSKTRRKIITVFSKYPDYRVHVRGLAKLIREDPGNVARELERLHRIKYVSSAKQGNTKLYWVNQDFSIYKELQSIVLKTTRKTK from the coding sequence ATGCTTCAATACTTCATTACATCAAAAACTCGACGTAAAATTATTACTGTTTTCTCTAAATACCCGGATTATCGCGTACATGTTCGTGGGCTCGCAAAGCTGATACGTGAGGATCCGGGTAATGTTGCGCGTGAGCTTGAGCGCCTACATCGTATTAAGTATGTTTCAAGTGCTAAACAGGGAAATACAAAGCTTTACTGGGTTAATCAAGACTTTTCGATTTATAAGGAATTACAGAGTATAGTTCTAAAAACAACCAGGAAGACCAAATAA